A single region of the Schizosaccharomyces osmophilus chromosome 3, complete sequence genome encodes:
- the rhp14 gene encoding XP-A family-like protein Rhp14, translated as MEQTEGAPSNTTIQEQRQEIERLKQLTGAEEVKVEGSLANKRKRGQLDNSEITKDYIEYDFSKIEDTKGGYLVEENRQATDLREKPAERELREQQERQKALRKEPLNLDPETAPKCEDCGSIELDLRYLDVFKCKVCHTCREKIPDKYSLLTKTECKQDYLLTDPELRDAEVLPHLLKANPHQQGWSNMMLYLRFQVEKFAINKWGSLEELDREFERREVQKQEQKEKKFEKQLLELRKKTKTSNYSRMSIREKKKHKHSYDEAFERPDQPGIIVQRCECGLEIEQLEI; from the coding sequence ATGGAGCAAACGGAAGGCGCGCCATCAAATACGACGATTCAAGAACAGCGCCAAGAAATTGAGCGATTGAAACAGTTGACTGGTGCCGAAGAGGTCAAGGTTGAAGGCTCATTAGCAAATAAACGAAAGCGTGGTCAGCTCGACAACTCTGAAATTACCAAAGACTATATTGAATatgatttttccaaaatagaAGACACCAAGGGTGGTTACCTAGTGGAAGAAAACAGACAAGCAACTGACCTTCGTGAAAAGCCAGCGGAGCGAGAACTTCGTGAACAACAAGAGCGGCAGAAAGCCCTACGCAAAGAACCTTTGAATTTGGATCCGGAAACAGCGCCCAAATGTGAAGACTGTGGATCCATTGAGCTCGATTTGCGATACTTGGACGTATTCAAGTGTAAAGTGTGCCATACTTGTCGTGAAAAGATACCAGACAAGTATTCCTTGCTTACGAAAACTGAGTGTAAACAAGATTACTTACTGACGGATCCGGAATTAAGAGATGCAGAAGTGTTACCACATCTGTTAAAGGCAAATCCACACCAACAAGGATGGTCGAACATGATGCTTTATCTTCGTTTTCAGGTGGAGAAATTTGCTATAAATAAATGGGGGTCTTTAGAAGAGTTGGATCGAGAGTTTGAGCGAAGAGAAgttcaaaaacaagaacaaaaggaaaaaaagtttgaaaagcaattactCGAGCtacgaaagaaaacaaagaccAGCAACTATAGTAGAATGAGCATAcgtgaaaagaaaaagcataaacATTCATACGACGAAGCCTTTGAAAGACCCGATCAGCCAGGGATTATTGTTCAGCGATGTGAATGCGGCCTTGAAATAGAACAGCTGGAAATTTGA
- the wpl1 gene encoding cohesin loading/unloading factor (WAPL) Wpl1: MGKRKSSTNAQDGLQRSYSESKVWDFLDATVDRHFKEQRPSMDAKVTKQLHKRKKENGGFSRRNDNPETKYISGPDLQKAAQVSQYPKSSNGPNRSHSLTTGMDSGSSTMSVTYREQRSYVAETNNTGDENGILSVEYHSEATDVDESEDENTQMKSIHELRFAGEKQRNMDEIEYLIDGISSKTNSANSRYNSFLEICEKIYERMFRICLKSSQDFQQRIFSEVLPEDKLQIILQTYIFSSMADENDFSQSLLENCSDGIYELFYSAITERDQRPIQSLIGAYSKTIQSSFWELFNHPSPLTKEYSNETLLSYNLLSLAGIALMKAYDGPLGSHDLFFKLMKLEVEHAVPFLLKNGAQQTFLLFSLTSTLDKVETCTWDDDVLNKIYDLLSFLLKSILKDNEKLKSMESGDSICFLMIASCEKLLRTLIRSVNSDSPSVSTFCNSGLPKQLFEVLNNQAFVKNKSNVELLMMSLGLLLEISEESEAFVRSLPNIQVSTSQTMLDVLLQFYKDQKSKVELSGYAAMLLIHCIVADSRAFEQILPMAPQLKTTLIEFKRFHISLKEELMLFGTQGLAIVSIVDDTLDSLEKTLT; encoded by the exons ATGGGAAAGAGGAAATCAAGTACCAATGCTCAAGATGGATTACAAAGAAGTTATTCGGAATCCAAAGTTTGGGACTTTTTAGACGCAACCGTGGATCGACATTTTAAAGAACAACGGCCATCAATGGATGCTAAAGTTACTAAACAATTgcacaaaagaaagaaagaaaatggagGATTTTCTCGCAGAAATGACAATCCAGAAACCAAATATATCTCCGGACCAGATTTACAAAAGGCAGCACAGGTCTCACAGTACCCTAAATCATCAAATGGACCAAATAGATCCCACAGCCTGACTACTGGAATGGATTCTGGCAGTTCTACTATGAGTGTTACTTATCGAGAGCAACGTTCGTATGTCGCCGAAACCAATAATACGGGAGATGAAAATGGTATACTCTCAGTAGAATACCATAGCGAGGCTACGGATGTAGACGAATCTGAGGATGAAAACActcaaatgaaaagcatcCATGAGCTTCGGTTCGCAggtgaaaaacaaagaaatatgGATGAAATAGAATACCTGATAGATGGGATATCTTCGAAAACCAACTCTGCAAACTCAAGATACAATagttttttggaaatatGTGAAAAAATATACGAACGTATGTTCcgaatttgtttgaaatcGTCGCAGGATTTCCAGCAGCGCATTTTTTCGGAAGTTTTACCAGAAGACAAGCTACAGATAATTTTACAGACATATATCTTTTCCTCCATGGCAGACGAAAATGACTTTTCCCAGTCTCTCTTGGAAAACTGCTCTGACGGCATTTACGAACTATTCTATTCAGCCATAACTGAACGCGATCAACGACCAATACAATCTTTAATTGGAGCTTACTCCAAAACCATTCAATCATCATTTTGGGAACTATTCAACCATCCATCTCCACTGACAAAAGAATACAGTAATGAGACTTTATTGTCCTATAATTTACTATCATTGGCCGGTATTGCATTGATGAAAGCTTATGATGGTCCTTTAGGCAGTCATgatctctttttcaaattaatGAAGCTAGAAGTGGAACATGCCGTACCGTTTCTCTTGAAAAATGGAGCCCAGCAAAcgtttcttctattttctcTCACGAGTACTCTTGATAAAGTGGAGACTTGTACCTGGGACGATGAtgttttaaataaaatttatgaTCTGTTGTCCTTTCTTCTAAAATCTATACTCAAGGACAAtgagaaattgaaaagtatGGAATCAGGTGattcaatttgttttctaatgATTGCTTCCTGCGAAAAACTGCTTCGGACCTTGATCCGTTCTGTCAATTCAGACAGTCCTTCAGTTTCCacattttgtaattctGGGCTTCCAAAACAACTCTTTGAGGTATTGAATAACCAAGCATTCGTTAAGAACAAGTCCAATGTGGAACTTCTTATGATGAGTTTAGGCCTTCTGCTAGAAATCAGTGAAGAATCTGAAGCGTTTGTCAGGAGTCTTCCAAATATCCAAG TGAGTACATCTCAAACTATGTTAGACGTCTTGCTTCAGTTTTATAAAGATCAG AAATCAAAAGTTGAATTAAGTGGTTATGCTGCTATGCTTTTAATTCATTGTATCGTTGCTGATTCACGGGCATTCGAACAAATCTTACCCATGGCACCTCAGCTAAAAACGACTCTTATTGAATTTAAGAGGTTCCATATaagtttgaaagaagaattaatGTTATTTGGTACACAAGGTCTTGCTATAGTTTCTATAGTTGATGATACGTTAGACTCCCTCGAGAAGACCTTAACGTAA
- the rhb1 gene encoding Rheb GTPase Rhb1: MAPVKSRRIAVLGSRSVGKSSLTVQYVENHFVESYYPTIENTFSKNIKYKGQEFATEIIDTAGQDEYSILNSKHSIGIHGYVLVYSITSKSSFEMVKIVRDKILNHTGTEWVPIVVVGNKSDLHMQRTVSAEEGKQLASEWKCAWTEASARHNENVARAFELIISEIEKQANPSPPGDGKGCVIA; encoded by the exons ATGGCTCCTGTgaaatcaagaagaatcGCTGTTCTGGGAAGTCGTTCAGTTGGAAAATCAAG ccttACTGTTCAGTACGTCGAGAACCATTTTGTTGAATCGTACTATCCCACTATTGAAAATACGTTCAGCAAAAATATCAAGTACAAGGGCCAAGAATTTGCTACCGAAATAATTGACACCGCTGGACAAGATGAATATAGCATCTTGAACTCAAAGCACTCGATTGGAATTCACGGTTATGTCCTTGTCTATAGCATAACTAGCAAGTCTTCCTTTGAAATGGTCAAAATTGTCCGCGACAAAATTCTCAATCACACG GGCACAGAATGGGTTCCTATTGTGGTTGTCGGTAACAAAAGCGATTTGCACATGCAGCGTACTGTTTCCGCTGAAGAAGGCAAGCAATTAGCCAGCGAATGGAAATGTGCTTGGACGGAAGCCTCTGCTCGTCATAATGAAAATGTTGCTCGTGCTTTTGAGCTGATAATTAGCgaaattgaaaagcaagCCAACCCCTCTCCACCTGGCGATGGAAAGGGCTGTGTTATTGCTTAA
- a CDS encoding Obg-like protein ATPase, OLA1-like protein: MGRDILIGFVGKPSSGKSTMLNALTDATAKTGNFPFTTIEPNRAIGYAQVDCACSRFGLEGQCRPIYGGCKKGKRAIPIQLLDVAGLIPGAHTGKGLGNKFLDDLRHANALVHVVDVSGTTDSEGKACRGYDPSVDIEWLYNEMTAWIGTNLKEKWPNTRRRHIASKANPVHTLQNQFSGYGSNPATTARVLDSLHLNVPLESWDEATLDRIVSRFVDIKFPTVIALNKIDHPDADANISKIARREDPKRLVLASAVSEVFLRRLAKQGFVKYEEGSEFVDTIDEFPDSELKPLSESLRTKITDIQDMVLFRHGSTGVCNVLARAIELLELIPVYSVKNIHNFANNPNDGIFKDCVLVRQGTTAGQVAQIVLGGEAMSIIGINGNVGESDPIIAGKNDILSFRLRKDS; this comes from the coding sequence atgggAAGAGATATCTTAATTGGTTTTGTCGGTAAACCGTCGAGTGGTAAATCAACAATGTTAAATGCATTGACTGATGCCACTGCAAAAACAGGAAACTTCCCTTTCACAACTATAGAGCCAAACCGGGCCATTGGATATGCTCAAGTAGACTGTGCTTGCTCTCGTTTTGGATTAGAAGGCCAATGTAGACCTATTTATGGAGGCTGTAAAAAGGGAAAACGTGCAATTCCCATTCAGCTGCTGGATGTCGCTGGATTGATTCCTGGAGCACACACCGGAAAAGGATTGGGAAATAAGTTTTTGGATGATTTAAGACATGCAAATGCATTGGTACATGTCGTGGATGTATCAGGAACAACTGATTCAGAAGGTAAGGCTTGTCGCGGGTATGATCCTTCTGTAGACATAGAATGGTTGTACAACGAAATGACTGCTTGGATTGGCACGAACCTCAAGGAAAAATGGCCAAATACTCGTCGTCGTCATATAGCCTCAAAAGCCAATCCGGTTCATACCTTGCAAAATCAGTTTTCGGGTTACGGAAGCAACCCGGCAACTACAGCCAGAGTATTGGATTCTCTACATTTAAATGTTCCTTTAGAAAGTTGGGACGAAGCAACTTTAGATCGTATTGTCAGTCGCTTTGTTGACATCAAATTTCCGACTGTAATTGCTTTAAACAAGATTGATCATCCTGACGCCGATGCTAACATTTCGAAAATCGCAAGACGAGAAGATCCAAAGCGACTCGTTTTGGCCTCTGCCGTTTCTGAGGTGTTTTTAAGAAGACTTGCAAAACAAGGGTTTGTAAAGTACGAAGAGGGCTCAGAGTTTGTCGATACGATAGATGAGTTTCCTGATTCCGAGTTGAAACCCTTAAGCGAGAGTCTTCGCACAAAAATCACAGACATTCAAGACATGGTCCTGTTTCGACATGGATCAACTGGCGTCTGTAACGTATTGGCCAGAGCCATTGAATTGCTGGAATTGATCCCAGTATATTCTGTTAAGAATATTCATAACTTTGCTAATAATCCTAATGATGGTATCTTTAAGGATTGTGTTTTGGTAAGGCAAGGAACTACAGCTGGGCAAGTAGCCCAAATAGTTTTGGGAGGCGAGGCCATGTCTATAATTGGGATCAATGGAAATGTGGGAGAATCGGATCCTATTATTGCTGgaaaaaatgatattttgAGTTTTAGACTGCGAAAGGATTCTTAG
- a CDS encoding 1-acylglycerol-3-phosphate acyltransferase, producing the protein MTLKTLFRKYLFIFCLTVGTVSICISEVLGTPFILISKKLYNKYISFTKTFAGILFVFLVQSFSPTPVTLTYDPELRNLFYLDRNSCLETIASERNIVMANHQLYTDWMYIWWLAYTAKQHGFIYIVLKDSLKWVPILGWGMQLYRFVFLSRKWNKDAATMEREFRFINKVPEPASLLMFPEGTNLVQNTYERSKLYADKAGVAMPKNLMLPRVRGLFYSITQLRDSMNYLYDFTFAFSDHYPKKYAAEAFSLQQLFFEGVRLRRMHVHVRRFRISDIPLEEKLFTKWLYQRWYEKDQLIEDFQKTGSFPGPRRLNTTVRLKSRLEILYLFSVLFTCFAVFFLISLFL; encoded by the coding sequence ATGACATTAAAAACCCTTTTCAGAAAGTACCTGTTTATCTTCTGCTTGACTGTTGGTACAGTCAGCATTTGTATTTCAGAGGTGCTTGGAACACCCTTCATTTTAATCagcaaaaaattatacaaCAAGTATATATCTTTCACGAAAACTTTCGCAGGTATCCTGTTTGTATTCCTCGTTCAATCTTTTAGCCCTACTCCTGTGACCTTAACATATGACCCTGAGCTGCGAAACCTTTTCTATCTCGATCGAAATAGTTGCTTAGAAACAATCGCATCGGAACGCAATATAGTAATGGCGAACCATCAACTTTATACAGATTGGATGTACATCTGGTGGTTAGCGTACACTGCAAAACAGCATGGCTTTATCTATATCGTCTTGAAAGATTCTTTAAAATGGGTCCCTATTCTAGGTTGGGGTATGCAGTTGTACCGATTCGTTTTCCTTTCgagaaaatggaataaGGATGCTGCTACAATGGAGCGCGAATTCAGGTTTATTAATAAAGTTCCCGAGCCCGCCAGCTTATTAATGTTTCCTGAGGGAACCAACCTTGTTCAAAACACGTATGAACGTAGCAAGCTTTATGCTGACAAGGCAGGTGTTGCCATGCCCAAAAATCTAATGCTTCCACGTGTTCGGGGCTTATTTTACAGTATCACCCAATTACGAGATTCCATGAATTACTTATATGATTTTACATTCGCTTTTTCTGATCATTATCCTAAGAAATATGCTGCAGAGGCATTTTCTCTTCAGCAGTTATTCTTTGAAGGTGTTCGCCTTCGTCGCATGCATGTCCATGTTCGTAGATTCCGTATTTCAGACATCCCTTTGGAGGAGAAactttttacaaaatgGCTATACCAACGCTGGTATGAAAAAGATCAACTCATAGaagattttcaaaaaacagGAAGCTTTCCTGGCCCTAGGCGGTTGAATACTACTGTTCGCCTCAAATCACGTCTTGAAATTCTGTATCTTTTCTCGGTCCTGTTCACGTGTTTTGCCGTATTCTTTctcatttctctttttctttag